The DNA segment GCCCAGGTGTTCCTAGAAATCTTCAGTTTCATTCCCTTTACTTTGGCAGCCCCCATCCCTACTGTCAAATCTATGCCCAGTGTGCCTGGCCTTGGCCCCTGACATGTGACAGGGTTGCCTGGGCCAGCCATTCTCATGAGTTGTCAGGGAGGGGCCGGTGCTGTCATGCCCCAGGTGTTGGAGCGGGAAGTCCCAACCCCCTTCGGAGTCCTGGGCGCTCCTTCTGCCCAAGTGAGCACCCACAGAGCCCATGGAGGGGGTCAATCCCGAAAAAGAGAGATCCTCTGCCCCTTTATATCAAAGCTGGGGGTGTAAAGGATGTCCAGCCCAAACCCCGATCTCCCCTTCCTCCAGAGCAGGTTAGGAGAGCATTCAACAAAGGGACAAAGCCAGGAAAGGGTTAACCCAGGGAAAAGCAGCAGAAGCCAATTGATCCCCAGCCCCTCCAGGTTAGGCAATAAGTCCTCTGAGGGCTGCTCTCGCTGACCTCCCTCTGGCGCCGCAGAGCTGGACGGTCACAGCTTCCAGCCTGTCTGGTGGTGGGGGGTTGGTGCTCAGGCAGGACAGGAAGGAATGTGGTGTGGGAGGGAACCACGGGCTCTGCCTTTTGGGGAGTCCAGAATGGGCAAGGCCCCAGAGGCTTTGTCACCTGACAAGACTGACAGGAATAGGTGTGAGGGACCCTGGGATGTGGAAGAACCTGGGAATCACTCCAGGAAGCTGCAGCCAGTCCAGGCTTCCCTGTGTGTCCTTGGACACTTTGCTCATctgctctgggcttcagtttcctcatctgtaagatggagagaCCAGCACAgctaaggttttttaaaaaccagaaattgtgtgtgtgtggtataatttttttaataactcaTTTTTTAGAATCGAGGAGGGAGTTTATAGACATTTGGGCATGACTCACGTAGGCTGGGAAACCATCCTGCTATCTGTTTTTCTGTTGCCAATAATCTTTTATAATGTCACAGTTTTATGATGGAATTTTAAGAGGAATGAGCCTTGACCAGCTGGAAATAATGTAGCTAACATTCAGCCTGGATTCCAGTGTCTGAGAGGCCTCATTTAGCTAACTCAGCTCTAGCGACAATCACCTACTGTGGGAGACCAGTAGACTGAGTAGTTCCAGGAGAATCCCAGGTGGCCTGGAGGCTGGGGTCAGGCAGATGCATTGGTCAGCCTGATGCTCAGGCCCAGGAAGACCGTTTGGGCCAGTGGTACCCAGAGCCAAGAGGCTGCAGTCGAGGTGGGAGCTGGCGCTGCAGGAGGCAGATGAGGTGGGCCCCAGTGCTGGGAGAtttggtggtggggagggtgaTAGGCACTTTCTGCCTTTCCAGGGAGGAAGTGGGCACCAGGGGCAGGGGATGGAGCGGGAAAGAGCTGGTAGCGAGAAATGGATGGGACTCATGCCTCTCTGACTGAAGCTGTTTCCTCCCCTCTGTCCActccctctgctttctcttctccccatgATCCTTGCTTCTAGTAGAAGAGGGACCCAGAGTCCAAGAGCCTGGCTCCTGGTCCTGACACGTCCTCTCAGTGTCTTACGACCTGGGCCAGACCCATTCATAATCTCTCCAGATctcggtttcctcctctgcaaaatggggatccTCTCCTGTCTCTGCCTTCCTCATGGGGTTAGGAGAGCAAATGTGAGACTGCCCGGGAAAGCACCTTGGAAATCGCAAAGCACTCTACAAACAGAATGCGTCTCCATGAAACAGTTATGTAACCCGTTGACTCAGAACCGGGCTGAGCTGGCTCCTGTCCCACCCGGAAGTCGGAAGAGCTGGCTTGGTCACTTACCTGGAGGAACTTAGTTTTACTTTCCCTGTCTGACAAAAGAGGATGATGCCCTACTGTCCTCCTTTTTTCATGGAGTGATGGTGAGAATCAGAGCAGATCGTCTAAGTGCCAGAGATTAATATGTTGTTAATCATCGTAACAGTGGTGCAGAAGAAACTTTACACCCCTGGTCCGCACTTGAAGAACCTGGGAAATCTGGCAACGCCCTCCTTGCATATCTGTGTCTCTTCGCAGAGACTGTGGGTGTCACCAGGTTCTTCCCATCCAGGCTTCTCAGCGCCGCCCCCCCCAGGACCCAGTCACATGCCAAGCTGGCTCTGTCTACGCCTACATTCATGAGCACCTGTCTTTTTGCCACCAGGACTGCCCGCTCTAGGAGGACACTGGGCTGTGAGTGGCACAGACCGTCTTTCCAAGTTTCCTAGCATTTAGTGCAAAGTCTGGAACACGGTAGGCACTCCGTAAATGtggaataaagtatttttttaatatatttcttttatttactaaatCAGAGTTTCTAAAACTGTTCCATCTGTCCTGTAAGATGTTCCacgaaaaagaaaaggactcctGTCTAAAAGTTCATGAAATAGGAAACCCTATGCCTTCCTTAGAGATTTATCAAGCCCGCTAGCACACTAAAGTCTGTGAGAAGTCCTGTAGTCGAAaaagtgatttaatttttttgtttaacatctttattgcagtataattgctttactaaagtatgttttaaaattacgTTCTTAACCTACTCGCCCATCACACCTGACCCAGGTCATATACTTCAGGTTctgttaattccttttttttttctttaattgaaagcAGTAAGAAGTCTGAAACGAAGTCGAGGAATAAGGTCAGGAGGAAAAAAGATCCAGGGGATGTTTAGGCAGCACATCAGGCTGAAAGGTGGACAGGACTTTGGGGTTATGAGTCCTAAATCTCAAGTTCAGGTCCCAGCTGTAACTTACTAGCTGGATTCCCTGGGCTTCAGGACAAGTCTCTTAGCTTCAGTTTTGCCAGCAAGAAAGAGAGATTCCTTCTTTCCTGATTCACAGCGTTGGAGCAAGAACCGGATGGCATGTGTGGAAATCATAACACGAATTTTTATCGAAATGCACAAGGTCAGAGTCCTCAGGGTTCTATAGCTTGTAGATTACTCTAGCATTTCCCAAGAGGGCCTGAAGAGGGCACTGTAGCCCAGAAGCAGGGTTGGCCAGAGTGAAACTTCTCTTTGGGTCCTGCCCTTGGCTGATTCCTCCCACCACAAGTTCACCCCTACCCTCTCACACACATATAGTTGGCAAATACCCTCCAACGCCCCAACCTGCCCATATTCTTCCTGCCGCAGATTGCAAAACATTCCCTGCTTTGTGCATGTTTGCCGGGGTGCAGGCTGACTTCTCCGTTTTGTGATATAAGTGAAAGACCGATCCCCCCATCCATGTACGATAATGGCCAGGATCGGGGGTTCCCGCACAGTTCTGTGACAGCTTTTGCTATCTACACAGGTCTCTCTCGGGCGTTACTTTGCAGctgaaacattatttctgggaaGGAATTTGAAATTGATTGTCAGGGGAAAGGGTAAAATTAGAagtaggaattccctggccgtccagtggttaagactctgtgcttccactgcagaggacacgggttagatccctggttgggggactaaggTCCCgcatgcggtgtggccaaaaaaaaaaaaaaaaaagaagcaagtagGGATCAAGTGTGGAGTTGGAGTGAGTTTGTCCCATGTCCCCCATCCCGGGGGAGCTGGGAGGGCTCACGTGGCAGAAATaagaagaagagggaaggggCTGAGTGCTGGGAGGATGGGGGATCCTGTCATCTTGGCCTCGGGCAAGGTACTTTACTTCTTCATCTGTACCATGGGAATGACTGCAGGGCCATTCTCCCAGGGCTGTGTGAGgcgtaaaatgaggtcatataagTGAACTACCTGCAGTAGCTCTGGGCAGAGCGATTGATCAACAAGATGGTTGTCTGGGAAGTTGGTTCCCACTGTACCCCACTCTACTACTGCCCCTTTGGCAAGTTTCAGGGTAGAGCATTCATGGTAACCATCCCCAGGCAAGGAAAGTTCCACTGGATTTAGAGGGGGCTTGTGTGCTGAGATGGCAAAGGCTGGTGCTGGGCTTGTGGCATTAGAAGAAGCGGCCACAGAGAAGAGGGTCCAGCAGGGAGCACGGGCAGCTGCCGCCAGCCCCCAAAGGGGCCCCTCCTGCTGGCTCCTCTGTCCTTGCCGGCAGCCGAGGCTCACTAAAGACATcagcctggggacttccctggcggtccagtggttaggattccgtgctctcactgccggggcccaggttccatccctggttggggaactaagatcccacaagccgtgcgattcagcccaaaaaaaaaaaaaaagacttctcctGGGCCAGATGCCTACTGAGGACTAGCCTTGAATGGAGCCACGTTATTGACCAGCGCGGGCAGAGCTTGTGGCCTCAGGCCCAGTGGGGTCAACAGGTCAGACGGGCCATGCGAGGCAGCACGTAGGGCCCggccccctccacctctggtttCCCGGACCTGCAGCCTGCTGCCAGGAtgggggcagagccagggaaGTAGGGGTCTCCCGGGAAAACAGAAAAGCCAAGAGCCAGGTTGTGGTTTCAGTTCTTGCCAGTGAGATTGAAAAATACACCAGACTTGGACCCAGTGAGAGCCAGGAGCCAGCCCCCATCCCATCTTCACGGCTCCCACCACCCTCCTTATCCAGCGGGCTCTGCTGTCACGGAGTCCCCATGAGACCCGGAGAATTCATGGCTTGCCCCCTAAATTCTCCAGTCCGTCCTGTCCCTGCTTGCTAGGTGCAAAAGGAATTATTTGCCCTCCAGCTTGTCCCAGCATCACGCAGCATCGCGGTTCTGCAAGGCACTGAGATGAGTATCAGTGTCTCCCCAGCATGGCGCTGTCCCCAAGTTTAAGTTGAACTCTCTGAATTCCTCCTGCTTTGGAGACTCAGGCTGACCCTGTGACATCCTTAGATCTGAGTTGAGCTCTGAATAGTTCCTCTAGCCCCTGAGATATCACCGCTGGCCCTGGAGTGTCCGTGGGACAGTCTGGCGCTGAGCTGATGGCCCATCGACAGGGGTTGGGAGTGGAGGTGCAGAAGGCGTGGCACAGGCAGTGGTGGTGAGCGAGGTGGTGGACGTGCCCGGGGTGGGAGCACCGGGTCACCTGTCCCCTCTCCTGCAGGCCTCCCCTGTGTACAGCGTCAGCTTTCCCCGCAGGAAATTGGAGTAGATTCGGAAAAGTTTGCACAGAGTATCAACAGTGAACGTTCGGAGCGGGGCTGCAGAGGAGGCTGCGTTTGGAAGGGGGACGGCTCCCTTCTGCCAAGGAGAGAACAGGAGGTTACCAGTGGGGACCCCGGCAGGAGAGGGAACTTGGGACAGAATTGCAGCAGGGATTCCTTGGCGGGGCCattctcccatttcacagaaagGGCAAACACAAGTGCGAGGGAAGGTCCTACACGTACCTGGGCTCCCAGTGCCCGAAGCAGGGAGGTGAGGCTGCGCAGGCCGCTAACAGCTTTGTCCACGTGCAGCTGCAGGGCCTCGGATGGCTGGGACAAGTTGGCCAACAGGGCCTGGCCCTGCAGGATGGCTTCTGAGAGCAGGGCCAGGCCCTGCCAGACTTCCACAGCCTGCTGCTGGACCTAAAGGGAGTGGAGACTTGGAGTTAGCTGGCCCAAGccagccccgccctcctcccTCTCGGCAGCCCCAAGCAAAcagttttgttgaatgaatgaatgaatgaacaaatgaataaatgaatgaacatattCCATTCAGCCCTCATCTTTGCtgctctgtttcttctctgtatcattctcCTTCCTGCCCTAGGAGGTTCCCAAAATGAGACTCcccaagaggaaggaaaaagtgaACTCACCTCCATCCTCTTCCAGGCATAGAAGTTAACCTTGGTGTCCGGGACAGTGATGTTCTCACTGAAGCTGCAGCCCTCAGCACAGCCCAGCTGAAATGCACAAGCCTGGAGTCAGGGGCCCCAGGGGCTCCTGCTGGCTTCGCCCCTTACCTAGCTTCCAGGTGTGCACTGGGGACTACCACTCTTATTACTTTtactgggggctctggctccccgCTTCCACCCCTGAACCAAGTGCCGGGGGGGGTCCAGGTTCCTGGATCTTGGGGGAGACCCTGGACCCCTGAGGGTGAGTTCTGTGGAAGGTCCTGGGGAGGGGGCCTCACCGTGGCATTTTCGGCCTCCCTGGCCTCCAGGATGTACCTCTCCAGGACTCGGTTGTCACAGATGAGGTGTGGGGGGGCGCCCAGGACTGGGAGGCCCAGAGGAAGCAGCAGCAAGGacagcagaagcagcagaagaCATTCTAGGAGAGAGAGCTGGGCTGAGTGTGAGGCCGGGACTTGCAGGAGAAGGGGTGGTTTGGACCTGCACGTTCACCCATCCCGCTGCTCTGGCCCCGCGAGTCCTCCCGACCCGAACCTTGCGAGCGCTCAGGCTCTGCCTCCTTTGCCTTCATTCAATCCCGCGGCCGCGtgcacaccccaccccccagctacCGGCATCCACTTCTCCCGGCCAAACTTCAATCCCGGTGTGACAGAGGCTTCCCCTCTCGCAGATCCGAGTTGTTGCTCCCAGACCCAGGTATCAGCTCCCTCGGCACCCACGTAGCCGCCCCTCTTCTCCCTGGACCCCCAGTCCTCCATCGCGTCTCCAGCTCAGATTCCGACTTTCCCGGGGACTCCCCCAGCCCGGCCGGCAGGTGAAGGCTGCCCCACCCCCCTTGCCCTTCCGGGGTCCTTGGCAAGTCGCAGGTCCTTGAACCCGGCCACCCCGGGGCCAACAGCCCCAGTGGTAAATTCCTCCTCAAACAGgggccgggcgggcgggcgcTCCCGCGGCCGGGAGTACTCACCGCGCACCCCCATCTCC comes from the Delphinus delphis chromosome 15, mDelDel1.2, whole genome shotgun sequence genome and includes:
- the EPO gene encoding erythropoietin — translated: MGVRECLLLLLLSLLLLPLGLPVLGAPPHLICDNRVLERYILEAREAENATLGCAEGCSFSENITVPDTKVNFYAWKRMEVQQQAVEVWQGLALLSEAILQGQALLANLSQPSEALQLHVDKAVSGLRSLTSLLRALGAQKGAVPLPNAASSAAPLRTFTVDTLCKLFRIYSNFLRGKLTLYTGEACRRGDR